The Staphylococcus carnosus genome has a segment encoding these proteins:
- the nusB gene encoding transcription antitermination factor NusB, with the protein MSRKESRSQAFQALFQLEMENTDLSIDEAINFIKDDYPDLEFDFIYWLVSGVKDHEPVLDEKIQNNLKDWKISRLLKTDRIILRMAAFELANSDTPPKVIINEAVELAKQYSDDDHYRFINGVLSNLN; encoded by the coding sequence ATGAGTCGTAAAGAATCAAGAAGCCAAGCATTTCAAGCACTATTTCAACTTGAAATGGAAAATACAGATTTATCTATTGATGAAGCAATCAATTTTATTAAAGATGATTATCCTGATTTAGAATTTGATTTTATTTATTGGTTAGTTTCAGGTGTAAAAGACCATGAGCCAGTGCTAGATGAAAAAATCCAAAACAACTTAAAAGACTGGAAAATTTCTCGCTTACTTAAAACTGATCGAATTATCTTACGTATGGCTGCATTTGAATTAGCTAATAGTGATACTCCTCCAAAAGTTATTATTAACGAAGCTGTCGAACTGGCAAAACAATATAGTGATGATGATCATTATCGTTTTATTAACGGCGTATTAAGCAATTTAAATTAA
- the lpdA gene encoding dihydrolipoyl dehydrogenase — protein sequence MAEEQYDLVILGGGTAGYVAGIRASQLGKKVAIVENQLLGGTCLHKGCIPTKSLLKSAEVLHTVKTSSLYGIDTDEYSINYSKILDRKDEIVNQMYTGIEYLMQHNHIDIYNGTGRILGSSIFSPRPGTISVEYENGESELIPNDYVLIATGSQPADLPFLKFNHETIVSSTDLLKLKELPKSIVIVGGGVIGMEFASLLNDFGTDVTVIEAGESILPNENKSVVSNLKDHFAKRGIKIHENVLLSEDNIKINNESIEINNKELNVTADKLLLAVGRKPNTSDIGLNNTKIKLDSKGFIEVNENQQTAEQHIFAAGDCIGKLQLAHAGSKEGTAAVEFMFEDGSIPVDYNSIPRCIYTHPEIASIGMTLEEAKNADFKKARSFKVPFKAIGKAVIEDAEHHDGFCEIVVDQSTDSVLGMSMIGPHVTELINEVALLQFMNGSTLELGLTTHAHPSLSEVLMEAGLKASKRSVHA from the coding sequence ATGGCAGAAGAACAATATGACCTAGTGATATTGGGAGGCGGAACTGCAGGCTATGTAGCAGGTATTCGCGCATCTCAATTAGGAAAAAAAGTCGCTATAGTAGAAAATCAATTATTAGGAGGAACTTGTTTACATAAAGGCTGCATTCCAACAAAGTCTTTATTAAAATCAGCAGAAGTATTACATACTGTAAAAACATCATCTTTATACGGTATTGATACAGATGAATATTCAATTAATTATAGTAAAATATTAGATAGAAAAGACGAAATTGTAAATCAAATGTATACCGGAATCGAATATCTAATGCAACATAATCATATTGATATATATAATGGGACTGGAAGAATCTTAGGATCTTCAATTTTTTCTCCGAGACCAGGCACTATTTCTGTTGAATATGAAAATGGAGAGTCTGAATTAATTCCAAATGACTACGTGTTAATTGCAACAGGTTCACAACCTGCAGATCTTCCATTTTTAAAATTCAATCATGAGACAATCGTTTCAAGTACTGATCTGCTTAAATTAAAAGAACTACCAAAATCTATTGTAATTGTTGGTGGTGGTGTGATAGGAATGGAATTTGCTTCATTACTCAATGATTTCGGAACGGATGTCACTGTAATCGAAGCTGGTGAAAGTATTTTACCAAATGAAAACAAAAGCGTTGTTAGTAATTTAAAGGACCATTTCGCAAAAAGAGGCATTAAAATTCACGAAAATGTGTTACTTTCTGAAGACAATATCAAAATAAATAATGAATCTATAGAAATTAATAATAAAGAGCTTAACGTGACAGCTGATAAATTGCTTCTAGCAGTTGGTAGAAAACCAAACACTTCAGATATAGGGCTTAATAATACAAAAATCAAATTAGATTCTAAAGGATTTATTGAAGTAAATGAAAATCAACAAACTGCTGAACAGCATATTTTTGCTGCGGGGGATTGTATTGGTAAACTGCAACTTGCACATGCTGGATCAAAAGAAGGGACAGCGGCAGTAGAATTTATGTTTGAAGATGGATCTATTCCAGTCGATTATAATTCTATACCAAGATGTATTTATACTCATCCTGAAATTGCTTCTATCGGAATGACACTTGAAGAAGCAAAAAATGCCGATTTCAAAAAAGCTAGAAGTTTCAAAGTACCCTTTAAAGCTATTGGCAAAGCGGTTATTGAGGATGCAGAACATCACGATGGATTTTGTGAGATTGTAGTAGATCAATCTACAGATTCAGTATTAGGTATGAGTATGATAGGTCCACATGTCACTGAATTAATAAATGAAGTAGCATTATTGCAATTTATGAACGGTTCAACACTTGAGTTAGGATTGACAACACATGCACATCCTTCATTATCTGAAGTGTTAATGGAAGCTGGACTTAAAGCATCAAAACGCTCAGTTCATGCTTAA
- the xseA gene encoding exodeoxyribonuclease VII large subunit — translation MSDYLSVTALTKYIKYKFDQDPHLQSVLLKGELSNFKKHSSGHLYFNLKDNNSVVNAMMFKAQANKLDFNPKEGDEVLIEARVSVYERQGNYQIYVNKMHLDGIGNLYQKLEALKKELKKQGLFDTKHKKEIPRFPKKIAVLTASTGAAIRDIYSTINSRYPLVEQIQISTLVQGKQAKDDIVNKIKYADTLDADVMIVGRGGGSIEDLWNFNEEEVVRAIFEAKTPVISAVGHETDFTLSDFVADVRAATPTQAAVIATPDQVELSQYIKQTELNLSRHIIQIINNKKKHLEHVASYYKFKQPSLLYDQQIQKKDDFERQLNLSITTKLNNALQKVELLTNRINLKDLKQQTLQGIQSRLQLHDSLNKSIINIIDNSKKRLSQRIENLNSLSPSNTMLRGYTIVNKNEQVITSTQSLEKNDEINLQMKDGTVDAIVKKVRCNHNE, via the coding sequence ATGTCCGATTATTTAAGTGTTACCGCATTAACCAAATATATTAAATATAAATTTGATCAAGACCCTCATTTGCAGTCTGTTTTATTAAAGGGCGAGCTTTCAAATTTTAAAAAGCATAGCAGTGGTCATCTTTATTTTAATTTAAAAGATAATAATAGCGTAGTAAACGCAATGATGTTCAAGGCGCAAGCCAATAAGTTAGACTTCAACCCAAAAGAAGGAGACGAAGTACTTATTGAAGCACGAGTTTCTGTTTATGAGCGTCAAGGAAATTATCAAATTTATGTCAATAAGATGCACTTAGATGGTATAGGGAATTTATATCAAAAATTAGAAGCGTTAAAAAAAGAATTAAAAAAACAAGGTCTTTTTGATACTAAACACAAAAAGGAAATACCAAGATTCCCTAAGAAAATTGCAGTACTCACAGCAAGTACTGGCGCAGCAATTAGAGATATCTATTCTACAATTAATAGCAGATACCCTTTAGTAGAACAAATTCAAATAAGTACATTAGTTCAAGGTAAGCAAGCAAAAGATGACATAGTTAATAAAATAAAGTATGCAGATACCTTAGATGCTGATGTAATGATTGTTGGACGTGGCGGCGGTTCAATTGAAGATTTATGGAATTTTAATGAAGAAGAAGTAGTTAGAGCGATTTTCGAAGCAAAAACGCCTGTAATTTCTGCTGTAGGACATGAAACAGATTTTACATTAAGCGATTTTGTCGCAGATGTTAGAGCTGCTACACCAACGCAAGCAGCAGTTATTGCAACACCTGACCAAGTGGAATTAAGTCAATATATTAAGCAGACAGAACTAAATTTATCCAGACATATAATTCAAATAATTAATAATAAGAAAAAACATTTAGAACATGTTGCTTCTTATTATAAATTCAAGCAACCTTCATTATTATATGATCAGCAAATTCAAAAGAAAGATGATTTTGAACGTCAATTAAATCTTTCTATAACTACGAAACTCAATAACGCATTACAAAAAGTGGAATTGCTTACCAACCGTATTAATTTAAAAGATTTAAAACAACAGACCTTGCAAGGCATACAATCAAGATTGCAACTCCACGATTCTCTAAATAAATCAATTATTAATATAATAGACAATTCAAAAAAGAGACTTAGTCAAAGAATTGAAAATTTAAATAGTTTAAGTCCATCTAACACTATGTTACGAGGATATACTATAGTTAATAAAAATGAGCAAGTTATTACAAGTACACAGTCATTAGAAAAAAATGACGAAATTAATTTACAGATGAAAGACGGAACTGTAGATGCAATAGTCAAGAAAGTAAGGTGTAATCATAATGAGTAA
- a CDS encoding polyprenyl synthetase family protein, with the protein MNNLIIKQINELLLQSIPLSPLDTNLEESMRYSLEAGGKRIRPLLLIETLKMLSNNSDYSKGLQTALALEMVHTYSLIHDDLPAMDNDDYRRGKLTNHKVYGEWKALLAGDALLTKAFHLISTDSLLDAEARIKLVEGLSDASGHLGMIGGQTLDMESENKQIPLETLQQIHKEKTGALLTYAIMAAVTIVKPPNEISDILNNYSEHLGLIFQIKDDLLDVYGDEKNLGKPVGSDEKNHKNTYVTLLGQVETENKLEYHVNQAETSLAQLKKSGYDTTQLEDLTKLFYKRDH; encoded by the coding sequence ATGAATAATTTAATTATAAAACAGATAAACGAACTGCTGTTACAGTCGATTCCATTGTCTCCACTTGATACAAATTTAGAAGAAAGTATGCGTTATTCTCTTGAAGCAGGAGGAAAACGTATACGACCATTATTATTAATTGAAACACTAAAAATGTTGTCTAACAATTCCGATTACAGCAAAGGTTTGCAAACAGCACTCGCATTAGAAATGGTTCACACTTATTCTTTAATACATGATGATCTTCCTGCTATGGATAATGACGATTACCGAAGAGGTAAACTGACAAATCATAAAGTATATGGTGAATGGAAGGCCTTACTAGCTGGCGATGCTCTGCTAACAAAAGCCTTTCACTTAATTAGTACTGATTCTTTATTAGATGCTGAGGCACGTATTAAATTAGTTGAGGGGTTGTCTGATGCAAGTGGACATTTAGGTATGATTGGTGGTCAGACCTTAGATATGGAAAGTGAAAATAAACAAATTCCACTTGAAACTCTCCAGCAAATCCATAAAGAAAAAACTGGTGCTTTATTAACTTATGCAATTATGGCTGCTGTTACTATTGTAAAACCACCAAATGAGATTTCGGATATCCTTAATAACTATAGTGAACACTTAGGTTTGATATTCCAAATTAAAGATGATTTGCTTGATGTGTATGGCGATGAAAAAAACTTAGGAAAACCAGTAGGTAGTGATGAAAAAAATCACAAAAATACTTACGTCACTTTGTTAGGCCAAGTTGAAACTGAAAATAAGCTTGAATATCATGTTAATCAAGCTGAGACTTCTTTAGCACAACTAAAAAAATCTGGTTATGATACAACACAACTAGAAGATTTAACTAAATTATTCTATAAACGAGACCATTAA
- the recN gene encoding DNA repair protein RecN — MLQTLTIKQFAIIDELEINFADGLTVLSGETGAGKSIIIDAIGQLIGMRASSDFVRHGEKKSTIEGIFDIDDNKSVIETLKELDIDIDEDFLLVKREIFSSGKSICKVNNQNVTLHDLRLIMQELLDIHGQHETQSLLKKKYHLQLLDSYADGKYDQYLEQYQETYQTYKAKQHELNELESADQALLQRLDLMKFQAEELSEANLQDGEIDQLEADIKRIQNSENLSVALNAAHSTLTDEQAIPDRLYELSQQLDTINEIIPNEFKELKEHVDQFYYTLEDAKHQLYDEISNTEFDEQYLNELESRMNLLNNLKRKYGKDIQDLIQYQDKLINEIDKIENYEQNTANLKEEINHLKTKLLSDGQLLSKERRKVARELRDHIVEEIQNLQMKDANLEISFKTLDEPNSEGIEKVEILISPNKGEPLKSLGKIASGGELSRIMLALKSIFVKSRGQTAILFDEVDSGVSGIAAQKMAEKMRDISKYIQVICISHLPQVASMSNHHLLISKASSDDRTTTNVKELTGDARIDEVARMISGANVTKITRENAKEMIEQNHSAI, encoded by the coding sequence ATGTTACAAACATTAACAATTAAACAATTTGCCATTATTGATGAATTAGAAATTAATTTTGCAGATGGCTTAACAGTTTTAAGCGGAGAAACAGGTGCAGGTAAATCGATTATTATCGATGCTATCGGTCAACTAATTGGTATGCGTGCTTCTTCAGATTTTGTTCGTCATGGTGAAAAGAAATCAACAATAGAGGGTATTTTCGATATTGATGACAATAAATCAGTAATAGAAACTTTAAAAGAATTAGATATTGATATAGATGAGGATTTTCTACTAGTAAAAAGAGAAATCTTCAGTTCTGGAAAAAGCATTTGCAAAGTGAATAATCAAAACGTAACTTTGCATGATTTAAGATTAATTATGCAAGAACTTTTAGATATCCATGGGCAACATGAAACTCAATCACTATTGAAAAAAAAATATCATTTACAGCTATTAGATTCTTATGCAGATGGAAAATATGATCAGTACTTAGAGCAATATCAAGAAACATATCAAACATATAAAGCAAAGCAACATGAATTGAATGAATTAGAGTCTGCTGATCAAGCATTGTTACAACGCTTAGACTTGATGAAATTCCAAGCTGAAGAATTATCAGAAGCCAATTTACAAGACGGTGAAATAGATCAACTTGAGGCTGATATAAAACGCATTCAAAATTCTGAAAATTTAAGTGTTGCTTTAAATGCTGCACATTCTACCTTAACTGATGAACAAGCAATCCCAGATCGACTATATGAATTGAGTCAACAATTGGATACTATAAATGAAATTATTCCAAATGAATTCAAAGAATTAAAAGAGCATGTAGATCAATTTTACTATACTTTAGAAGATGCAAAGCACCAGTTGTATGATGAAATTTCAAACACTGAGTTCGATGAGCAGTATTTAAATGAACTTGAGTCGAGAATGAACCTCTTAAATAACTTAAAAAGAAAGTATGGCAAAGATATTCAAGATTTAATCCAATATCAAGATAAATTAATAAATGAAATTGATAAGATTGAAAATTATGAACAAAATACTGCTAATTTGAAAGAAGAAATTAATCATCTAAAAACAAAATTACTTAGTGACGGTCAATTACTTTCTAAAGAACGACGAAAAGTTGCTAGAGAGCTTAGAGATCATATCGTAGAAGAGATACAAAACTTACAAATGAAAGATGCAAACTTAGAAATTTCATTCAAAACGCTTGATGAACCTAATTCTGAGGGTATTGAAAAGGTAGAGATACTTATTAGTCCCAATAAAGGAGAGCCTTTAAAAAGTTTAGGCAAGATAGCATCAGGCGGTGAATTATCCAGAATTATGTTGGCACTAAAAAGTATTTTTGTTAAATCAAGAGGCCAAACTGCAATTTTATTCGATGAAGTCGATTCAGGAGTTTCAGGAATAGCAGCACAAAAAATGGCGGAAAAAATGAGAGATATTTCCAAATATATACAAGTGATATGTATTTCACATTTACCACAGGTAGCCTCAATGAGCAATCACCATTTATTAATTAGTAAGGCATCCTCAGATGATAGAACAACTACAAATGTTAAAGAACTTACAGGTGATGCTAGAATTGATGAAGTAGCACGTATGATATCAGGCGCTAATGTTACTAAAATTACAAGAGAAAATGCTAAAGAAATGATTGAACAAAATCATTCTGCAATTTAA
- the buk gene encoding butyrate kinase, with amino-acid sequence MAQILVINLGSTSSKIAVFNNQICIAEELLQHDISITQLSLLEQESYRVKSIEAFLSENNISLKTLSAIACRGGLLKPIVGGTYYINQNMYNDLRSFKYGVHASNLSGIIGFKLSQKLKIPSFVVDPVVVDELIDIARVTGIKDIQRKSVFHALNQKAVAREYAMSIKRNYNQVNVIVAHMGGGITVGAHNNGKVIDVNDGLLGEGPLSPERAGSLPNDTLYKWAHHQQLLPNQLNNILSKESGLIALCGSNDLKQLIQEYNENQKIRLAIDAMIYQTAKLIGERAVTLKGSIDQIILTGGIAKSDFITKKIDEYVNWIAPITVYPGEKEMESLAIRVDDVINKKEQAKNYS; translated from the coding sequence ATGGCACAAATTCTAGTAATTAATTTAGGAAGTACTTCATCAAAGATAGCTGTTTTTAATAATCAAATTTGTATCGCAGAAGAATTATTACAACATGATATAAGTATTACTCAACTTTCATTATTAGAACAAGAATCATACCGAGTAAAGTCAATAGAGGCGTTTTTGAGTGAAAATAACATCTCTTTAAAAACGCTTAGTGCAATTGCATGTCGTGGTGGATTATTAAAACCTATAGTCGGGGGAACATATTATATCAATCAAAACATGTATAATGATTTACGTAGTTTTAAATATGGAGTACATGCTTCAAACTTGAGTGGCATTATTGGTTTCAAATTATCCCAAAAATTAAAGATCCCTTCTTTTGTAGTCGATCCGGTAGTTGTGGATGAATTAATAGATATTGCGCGTGTAACTGGAATAAAAGATATACAAAGAAAAAGTGTATTTCATGCTTTGAATCAAAAGGCAGTTGCTAGAGAATATGCAATGTCGATAAAAAGGAACTACAATCAAGTTAATGTTATAGTTGCTCATATGGGAGGCGGAATAACTGTAGGTGCTCACAATAATGGGAAAGTAATTGATGTGAATGATGGTTTATTGGGTGAAGGCCCACTGAGTCCAGAACGCGCGGGCAGCCTTCCGAATGATACACTATATAAATGGGCACATCATCAACAATTATTACCAAATCAACTAAATAATATATTAAGCAAAGAGTCTGGTCTTATTGCTTTATGCGGAAGTAACGACTTAAAGCAACTTATCCAAGAATATAACGAAAACCAAAAAATCCGGTTAGCAATTGATGCAATGATTTATCAAACAGCAAAGTTAATTGGCGAACGAGCAGTTACATTAAAAGGATCAATTGATCAAATCATATTAACTGGTGGAATTGCCAAAAGCGATTTTATCACTAAAAAAATAGATGAATATGTTAATTGGATTGCTCCTATAACAGTATATCCAGGTGAAAAAGAGATGGAATCACTTGCAATCAGAGTAGATGATGTTATTAATAAAAAAGAACAAGCAAAAAATTATAGTTAG
- a CDS encoding exodeoxyribonuclease VII small subunit — MMSNKQTFEEMMEELESIVKKLDNEAVSLEDALDLYQKGMKLSASCDETLKNAEKKVNQLMKDNDGEEAENTDE; from the coding sequence ATAATGAGTAATAAGCAGACTTTCGAAGAAATGATGGAAGAATTAGAATCTATCGTAAAAAAATTAGATAATGAAGCTGTGTCTTTAGAAGATGCGCTTGATTTATATCAAAAAGGCATGAAATTGTCAGCTTCATGTGATGAAACATTAAAAAATGCCGAAAAAAAAGTGAACCAATTAATGAAAGATAATGATGGAGAAGAAGCTGAGAATACAGATGAATAA
- a CDS encoding thiamine pyrophosphate-dependent dehydrogenase E1 component subunit alpha, which translates to MMDYKSVGLTEEDLKSMYKWMDLGRKLDERMWLLNRAGKIPFVISCQGQEAAQIGMAFAMEKGDVSAPYYRDLALITYLGITPTETMMSAFGKRDDINSAGKQMPSHYSKKEVDILSQSSPVGTQVLQGVGAALALKMDKKPNIAMATLGEGTSNQGDFHEGLNFAGVQKLPFICVIENNEYAISVPTNLQYAAEKLSDRALGYGIHGERVDGNDPIAMYKAMHDARERALNGEGSTLLEAMCTRMTAHSSDDDDKYRSAEIREGLKSQDCNVKFKAHLLELGIIDENWLTEIEKENKSIVQKATKEAEASPYPDPSETYTFVYEEGGVQ; encoded by the coding sequence ATGATGGATTATAAATCTGTCGGGTTAACTGAAGAAGATTTAAAATCAATGTATAAATGGATGGATTTAGGCCGTAAATTAGATGAAAGAATGTGGCTATTAAATAGAGCTGGTAAAATTCCTTTTGTTATAAGTTGTCAAGGTCAAGAAGCAGCACAAATTGGTATGGCTTTTGCAATGGAAAAAGGGGACGTCTCAGCACCTTATTACCGAGATTTAGCATTAATTACTTATCTCGGTATTACTCCGACTGAAACAATGATGTCGGCGTTCGGTAAACGTGACGATATCAACTCGGCAGGTAAACAAATGCCTTCTCATTATAGTAAAAAAGAAGTAGATATACTTTCACAAAGTTCGCCAGTTGGGACACAAGTACTTCAAGGTGTAGGAGCAGCACTTGCTTTGAAGATGGATAAAAAACCTAATATTGCAATGGCTACTTTAGGAGAAGGCACTTCAAACCAAGGAGATTTTCACGAAGGGTTGAACTTTGCAGGAGTTCAAAAGCTGCCGTTCATTTGTGTGATAGAAAATAATGAATATGCTATATCTGTTCCAACAAACCTGCAATATGCAGCTGAAAAGTTATCAGATCGTGCGCTTGGTTATGGTATTCATGGGGAAAGAGTCGATGGAAATGATCCTATTGCTATGTACAAAGCAATGCATGATGCGAGAGAAAGAGCACTTAATGGAGAGGGATCAACATTACTAGAAGCTATGTGTACAAGAATGACTGCTCATTCATCTGATGATGATGATAAATACCGAAGTGCCGAAATCCGTGAAGGATTAAAATCACAAGATTGCAATGTTAAATTTAAAGCACATTTATTAGAACTTGGAATTATTGATGAAAACTGGTTAACAGAAATTGAGAAAGAAAACAAAAGCATTGTTCAAAAAGCAACGAAAGAAGCTGAAGCTTCTCCTTATCCAGATCCAAGCGAAACATATACATTTGTTTACGAAGAAGGAGGAGTACAATAA
- a CDS encoding phosphate acyltransferase codes for MQFQTLVSDSKSLSGNIGVMFADDELIISAIIKILKQTNAHVTLYGIKDPTELIRSFNIDGDFLNRIHLRTFEDKENVYKKCADDLTNSSIDVLMKGNVSSAEILSFILQHKSFIDENNFLNHVACFEIPSYHKMLMISDVALNILPSIDDRIKMIKNIESFSKGIGYNHLNIGLLSSVEKPTNKIPSSIDAAEISMHFSDDSFVSVEGPFGFDNAIDKESAIEKGLESDIAGNLDALIVPYLDVGNTLYKSLTYFAHAKVASLILGATFPVILTSRSDTIENKVNSAILALRTLL; via the coding sequence ATGCAATTCCAAACTTTAGTATCCGATTCTAAATCATTATCTGGAAACATTGGTGTAATGTTTGCCGATGATGAATTAATCATTTCAGCAATTATTAAAATTCTCAAACAAACAAATGCTCATGTAACATTATATGGAATAAAGGATCCAACCGAATTAATACGTTCGTTTAATATAGACGGTGATTTTTTAAATCGCATTCATTTAAGAACTTTTGAAGATAAAGAAAATGTGTATAAAAAATGTGCTGATGATTTAACTAATTCAAGTATAGATGTGTTAATGAAGGGTAATGTTTCTTCAGCAGAAATATTATCTTTCATTTTGCAACATAAATCATTTATTGATGAAAATAATTTTTTAAATCATGTTGCATGTTTTGAAATTCCATCCTACCATAAAATGCTTATGATTAGCGACGTAGCTCTCAATATTTTACCTAGTATTGACGACCGTATAAAAATGATTAAGAATATAGAGAGTTTTTCGAAAGGCATAGGTTATAACCATCTGAATATTGGTTTACTATCATCTGTAGAAAAGCCTACTAATAAGATTCCTTCTTCAATTGATGCAGCTGAAATTTCTATGCACTTCTCTGATGATTCATTTGTAAGTGTAGAAGGACCTTTTGGTTTCGATAATGCAATTGACAAAGAGAGTGCAATTGAGAAAGGACTGGAGTCAGATATCGCTGGAAATCTTGATGCATTAATAGTACCTTATCTTGATGTAGGAAATACTTTATATAAATCACTAACATATTTTGCACATGCTAAAGTTGCAAGTTTAATTTTGGGGGCGACTTTTCCAGTTATATTAACATCACGCTCTGATACAATAGAAAATAAGGTTAACTCAGCGATTCTAGCATTACGAACATTATTATAA
- the ahrC gene encoding transcriptional regulator AhrC/ArgR: MAKKSVRHIKIREIISTEQVETQDELVRRLNQFDLNVTQATVSRDIKELQLIKVPAPTGQYIYSLPNDRKYHPLEKLGRYLMDSFVNIEGTGNLLVLKTLPGNAQSIGAILDQIDWEEVLGTICGDDTCLLICHDEESANAIKTRIFNLL, translated from the coding sequence GTGGCTAAAAAATCGGTTAGACATATAAAAATCAGAGAAATAATTTCCACTGAACAAGTTGAAACACAGGATGAATTAGTTAGACGTTTAAATCAATTCGATTTAAATGTAACACAAGCAACAGTATCCAGAGACATTAAGGAATTACAACTTATCAAAGTACCTGCGCCTACAGGTCAATATATTTATAGTTTACCAAATGATCGTAAATATCATCCACTTGAAAAACTAGGGAGATATTTAATGGATTCTTTCGTCAATATTGAAGGAACAGGGAACTTACTTGTATTAAAAACATTACCAGGTAATGCTCAATCCATTGGTGCGATTCTTGACCAAATAGATTGGGAAGAAGTTTTAGGCACAATTTGCGGTGATGATACATGTCTATTAATTTGTCATGACGAAGAATCTGCAAATGCAATAAAAACTCGGATTTTTAATTTGTTATAA
- a CDS encoding alpha-ketoacid dehydrogenase subunit beta — MAKLTYLSAIQQAIYQAMEKDPDVFVLGEDVGKKGGVFGVTLGLQEKFGIERVIDTPLAESNIVGTAIGASMLGKRPIAEIQFAEYILPATNQIMSEAAKTRYRSNNDWNVPLTIRAPFGGGIHGGLYHSQSIESVFASTPGLTIVIPSNPYDAKGLLLASVESNDPVLYFEHKKAYRLLKEEVPEEYYTVPLGKADVKREGKDLTVFTYGLCVNYCLQVADVLAEEGIDAEIVDLRTVYPLDKETIIERAKKTGKILLVTEDNLEGSIMSEVSAIIAENCLFDLDAPIMRLAGPNVPAMPFSPVLEDEFMMNPDKIKEKMLELARF, encoded by the coding sequence ATGGCTAAGTTAACTTATTTATCTGCTATTCAACAAGCTATTTACCAAGCAATGGAAAAAGATCCTGATGTTTTTGTATTAGGTGAGGATGTCGGCAAAAAAGGCGGCGTATTTGGAGTAACTTTAGGCTTACAAGAAAAATTTGGTATAGAGCGCGTTATAGACACTCCTTTAGCCGAATCTAATATTGTGGGTACTGCTATCGGTGCTTCAATGCTAGGGAAACGACCTATTGCTGAAATTCAATTTGCTGAATATATTTTGCCAGCAACCAATCAAATAATGAGTGAAGCAGCCAAAACACGATATCGTTCAAATAATGATTGGAATGTTCCATTGACAATCCGAGCTCCATTTGGCGGCGGAATTCATGGTGGTCTATATCACTCACAAAGTATTGAAAGTGTCTTCGCATCAACTCCTGGATTAACAATTGTAATACCTTCAAATCCTTATGATGCAAAAGGTTTACTATTAGCTTCTGTAGAATCTAATGACCCAGTACTTTATTTTGAACATAAAAAAGCCTATCGCTTACTTAAAGAAGAAGTACCTGAAGAATATTATACAGTGCCTTTAGGTAAGGCGGATGTTAAACGCGAAGGTAAAGATTTAACGGTTTTTACTTATGGTTTATGCGTAAATTATTGTTTACAAGTAGCAGATGTATTAGCTGAAGAAGGTATTGATGCAGAAATTGTTGATTTACGTACAGTTTATCCACTTGATAAAGAAACAATAATAGAGCGTGCGAAAAAAACTGGAAAAATCCTACTAGTGACAGAAGACAACTTGGAAGGTAGTATCATGTCGGAAGTATCAGCTATAATAGCTGAAAATTGTTTGTTTGATTTAGATGCACCTATTATGCGACTTGCTGGTCCAAATGTTCCAGCAATGCCTTTTTCTCCTGTTTTAGAAGATGAATTTATGATGAATCCAGATAAAATCAAAGAAAAAATGCTTGAATTAGCGCGCTTTTAA